The Manis pentadactyla isolate mManPen7 chromosome 12, mManPen7.hap1, whole genome shotgun sequence genome contains the following window.
AGAAAGGGATGGTCATGGCTGTACCACTGCCTGTAGAATGGGGAGAAGTGGAGGGTTGTGGGCTAGTCCAGGGGCCACCTGACTGGGGACTGGTCCAGGGGGGTTGTGGCTTGGAGGGCAGGCAGGGGCACTTCTGGCCAGCTGGGAAGGCTGTGGCTACCCTGAGAGGAAGGAGAAGTGGGCCCAGAGTTCAGCCTGCTGCTGCCCATCCCCTGTCCACAGGCAAAAGCTGCATGAGGCAGACCTGGAGCTGCAGCGGAAACGGGAATATATTGAGGAGCTGGAGCCACCTGCTGATAGCAGCAGTGAGTAGAACTCAGCCGCCGGCCAAGTTGGGGGAGCCGTGAGCCTGGCGTGGAGCTGAGGGGCCACCTTGTTCCTCCAGCAGCCCGGCGAATCGAGGAGCTGCAGCATAGCCTTCAGAAGAAGGATGCAGACTTGCGGGCCATGGAGGAGCGGTATCGCCGCTATGTGGACAAGGCACGCACGGTGAGGACATTGCTGCCCCACAGGCCTCCTGCTGAGGCCGCTGCCTCCATTGGTTCATGCCTCTGCCAGTTTGCACCTCTGCTCTCCAGTCCTGCACCTGTTATGCCCTTCATATCATAGACTTCTACACGCTGCCAGGAGCTGTCAGACTACATGCAGCTCGATGTGTCCGATGTCCTGTGAAGCCAAGGTCACCCTGGCTGTGTCCTTTCTAACCCCAAGGTCATACAGACCCTGGAACCCAAGCAGCGGCCGCCTGGAGGGGCACCCCCGGAACTCCATTCCCTGAGGACACAGCTCCGGGAGCGGGACGTTCGCATCCAGCACTTGGAGGTGGGTGTCCTCATCCCTTCTGGCTGCCCCCAGCATATCCAGGCCCGTGACTGTTACCTCTTCCACAGATGGACTTTGAGAAGAGTCGGAATCAGCGGGAGCAGGAAGAAAAGCTACTCATCAGTGCCTGGTATAATATGGTGAGTGTATGTTAGCCATGGTTAAGAGTATTTTGGGTGCGGTAGGCTCACCTGACCCCTACTgtatcccctccctccctccagggtATGGCTCTGCAGCAGCGAGCTGGTGAAGAATGGGCACCCGCCCATGCCCAGTCATTCCTGGCACAGCAGCGGCTTGCCACTAATGCTCGCCGTGGACCCCTGGGACGCCTAATGCCTCTGAACGTGCGCCCCACTGATAAGCACTGATGGACCTCAGAatcctgccccctgcccagccAGTCAGGGCTTAAGCCACCCTGGATTCTCCCAACTCACATGGGGCTGAACATCATGCCTTGGTCATGTGCTTGAGAACCTTGAGGTCATGACCTCTGTCCTTTACTCTCCCAGATTGGGCAAGAATGTAGGACTGAGATGGAGGAAGGTACGGGTCTGTTCTTTTTAGCAATGTGATTCTTATCTTTGATTTTCTCCTTGGGGTTAATGAGCTGCCAGAGGAGAGAGTGATTTTATACTTGAAAGATTAAATAAAGACATTCAGTCTCCCCTGGCTGGACTCTGGGCACTGAGGGGAGAAAAGATGGGCCAAGGACTTAGACCCTTGTTTTTTACAAAGGCCTAGCTTGTGTTCTTTCTTACTAAAGTATGAGTGACTGACAGCACCCAGTGGGAGCTGAGTGAGAATCATGTTTGTATCTGTAACTGTGCATGTGTGGTAGTTTTTGAAGAAGCTTCCGTCAAAAACCCCAGCCTCATGGCACTATCAGTTCCAATGAAGGTAGACAAGATAATAAACAAAACGGATAAAACAAAAGTTTAATGTGAGCAGTGCTGCAGAGGAAATTAAAGCAGACAAAAATTATGGGGACGCAGGAAGTGGATTTGGGAGGTGGTGATTTTTAAtgaaagagaggaaaggaggccTCACCAAGGAAGTAACATCATTTAAGCAAAGACCTGTTAGAGGTAAGGGAGGGGCTTTGTAGAAGATATCTGAAGGAAGAGccatccaggcagagggaacagcatgtgcaaaaccCGAGGTGAGACGTGATGAGTCAGAGGAACAACAAGGAGCCTGTGTGGGGAAGAGAAGAGTGGGAGGAAGCCAGGGTAGGGCTTTGCAGGTTACTTTAGCTTTTGTGGGGAGTATTTTAGCTTTTATTCAAAGTGAGATGGGAATCATTCAGGATTCTAACCAAAAGAGAGACATTACCTGACAGATGTTCATAGGCTCCTTTTGGCTGCTGTAGGAACAGACTGGGGGTAAGGACCAGAGCTGGGAAACCAGAGCAGAGGTCATTAGTccaaggtgggtgggtgggtgacatATGGGGGCTCTGGCCTTGGTGGGGTCCTTGGTAGAATGGGAAATGATTGGATTCTGGATACAATGTGAAGCCTGAGCTGATGGGATTTGCTGATGGGTTGATGTGGAGGGAGTGAGAGACGAGTGGAAGATGACTCTCAGGTTTGGACCGCATCATCTGGAAGGACAAAGCCAACAGGCTGGGGCAGTTTGGGTAGCAGATAGGGAGCTGGCTTGGGGGCACGTTATGTTCAGATCCCCACATGGAGATGGCAAGCAGGCAGTTGGCTCTCTGGGTCTAGAATCAGGGAGGGGATCCTGGTTGGATTTCTAAATTCAGGAATCATTAGCATGTGACTGAATTAAGACCTGGGGCACTGAAAGAGCATCTGAGAACACAAACTTGGGGTGGATGGGTCACTTGCAGACTCACACAGCAAGGCTGGCAGGAGGAAGCTGTGGTCCGGTGGCTGTGGCTGGTACCATAATGAAAGCAAAGCCATGGACACTGATGGAGCATTCCAGAGAGCAGAGTTCGGGAAGAAGCAGGCAGAACCTCATCAAATAATCTGGAAGAATCTTCAATTTTTACTTGGCATAATGCCTGGCGGGAAGACTTGGGTTGATCAGTTAGGCAAAACCCACTAagattttattgagcacctgtatGTACCAAAGATTTAAAAACCCTCATTTCAACCTCTCAACCTGGTGAGATAGGCACTCACATCTCCATTTTTAAGGAAAGAGTAAAGGCAGGCATCCTGATAGAGGCCTCTGAGGCAGTAAGGGGTATGGAAGTAGAGCTGGTGATAAGGACTGGTTCAAAAAAGCTGTAAGAGTCCTCCGCCCTTAGCACAGTGCCGGTCCAAACCCCTGGGCCCACATGAAGGCAGGGGCGCTAGCAGAAACCGGTCAATCCAGGGCAGGTGGAATCCATACTCGGCTGACGCGACCCAGACCGCTGCCTGCGTGCTGCGGGAGACTTGGTTCCCCGTCCCGGGGGATCCAGGGCCGAAGGTGTCAGGCTAGACTTTCTTCCTCCTCGCCGATGGGGCTGGGCAGCCAGGGCGGAGCCGGCCCCCGGAGCGCGGGCACCGGCACGATAGTGAAGGGCTCGGGGGCGGGCAGCTCGGGGCCGGCGCGGTATTCGAGTTCCGGCTCTCGCAGGCCGGAGTCGAgcagcgggtccccgcagccgcaCTCCGGGATCGCGCCGTCGGGGGCGCCTGCGCACGCGCAGCTGGCGGCCGTGGACGTCTCCGACACGCTGCTGTTCTTGCGGCGCAGCAGGGACAGCCGCCGGCCCAGCAGGCCCCCTGCGGCCATGCCCGCGCTCACCGGTAGGAGGCGCTGTAGGAAATCGCCGTGCGCTTCGCCCAGCGGCCCGTCCAAGCCGTCCAGCCTCTGGAACTGCATGTCCTCCTTGGCCAACCTGCGGGACTCACAGTGGGTCAGTGCTGCGACCTCGCTCCTCTCCTTGATTGACACAGCTGGGACTCAGGCACTCTACTTTTCCTGGCTCCACCCACTTCTTTGTCCCACTTATCCCAAAAGGCCTTGACCCCTAATCAGAGAGCCTGGCCTTATCCTCTGGCTCTGCTCAAACTTAGGCCTAAAAGCCTCAGATGTGACTGCTGCGTATTCCTTGGTACCGCCCCTGGTCGCCAGTCCAATCTTCATAGACCTCAGCCCTTAGCTTGGCCCCCAATTGGTGGCCTGGTCGCAGACCTTagccccacctctgccccttgCCCCCATCCTAGTCCTCATAGACTATAGCTATAGCTCTTGGCCCCGAATCTCTACAGTTAAAGCTCTTTGCCCTGTCCTGTTACCACAATAGTCTCCTTCAATTAAATACTCCCCGCAGACTTAAACACCGCCCCCAAGAGGCTCCGCCCACTCCGCTGGCTCACGTGATGTCGAAGGTCGAGCCCTGGAAGGAGGGCTGCTGCATCTGGAAAGCTGTGGCCGCCGTGTAAGGGGCGCGAGCCTCGGCTGCGTCCCAGTACAGGTCCTTCTCCAGCATGGCCAGGTCGTCGTACATCTCATCCACGGCCAGCATTGACACCTGTGGGCGCGGACATGCGAGGCAGGGTGGGGGGGTGGCAAAGCGCGGGTAACCGGGTGGTGGATGGTTAAGACTATGGTGAGCAAAAGAGAGAAGGATGGTTCGGGGTCAGGAGCTGGGCAAGTCTTGGCGGGGGTGGGGCCAGGGCTGCTTTGGGTGCCTGGGGATGGTCGCAACGCAGATGTCTCACCTGGAAGTTTCGGTCTATCAGAAAGTTGGTCTCAAAGTCATCGTCGTCCTCTCCGAAAGGGTTGATGAGCTGCTCGGCTACCTGAAGGGAGGAGGTAGGCGGAGCCCTGAGAACCCCTGCCCGCCTCATCCTTGGAGTCCGGGCCTCGGGCCCCACCCACCTTGAGCCAGCCGGCGTAGAAAAAGAATTGCAGCAGGGTGAAGATGGGCACGAACAGATCCAGGTTGTGGTCCTTGTAGCCCTGCGCCGGGTCCAGGAACTGGCGACCAATGAGGCAGGCCAGGAAGTAGCTGTACACCGCGATGGTCACCACCTGGGGGCGGGGCGGGTCTCCAGGTCAGGGTTCTCCCGACCTCAGCGGATCACGATGATGGGGTCCTAACTGGCCCGCAGTTTCCCCTTGAGGCCAGTGCGTCAGGACCTCCGACGTCAGATATAAATGGAGGCACCGCGGGGTTACCTGGGTGTAGACAAGGGGTACGCTGATCCAGTCGTAGTGAAAGAGCATTCCACACTTGCCCCGAAACACAGTCAGCTCCTGGAGGTGGATACAGGTCATGAGGGGAGCTGAATTGTGAGCTCACAGATAGGGATGAAATGTGGGTACCTGGAATGGAGGTGAGTGTGTActtctgggggctccagggaGAGGTGAATATACAGCTGGGATAGGGGCCCCATGCACCTAGAGATAAGCATGTATCTGGGGACCACCAGGTAAGGGTGTTTGGGATCTGCCTGGTGGGAGGTACGTGGCAGGCCGCTGTCTGGCACAACTCTAGTTGGGGTACaatttcctgggtattttatatgCATGACTTCCTGGCAGGCCCACCTCCAGCAGCAGTTTAAGGGCGCTGTTGTCGCGGATGCGGCCCTCACGCCGGGCCTGTGCTGCCAAGTTGGAGAACCAGACGCAGGGCACCCAATACTTGTTGTAGGACGAGTTAAGGTTCTCGAATTTTTTGCGCTCCTCGCGGGTCATAAACCctgaaggaaagagagatgggggatTACTCGCTCCTTCCCTGCCTCGCCTCGCCCCCCGCCCTCACCCTGTCTCTGGCCTAAGACTCACCGGCCTCCACCACGTGGTCTATGGTGGGGAAGCGCTTGAAGACCGCGGTGCTGACGGAGCGCAGGATGAGCACAGCCGAGAGCCCTGCGTAGCGCATGAGCGTACGCCGGTAGAGGCGGCCGCGCTCGTCGCGCCCGTGCACCGTGCCCGCCACCACGCACATGAGCGCATCGGGCAGGGGCATGCATAGGTACTGGTTCCACCAGCGGTGCACCACCAGGGTTACGTAGAAGCCTGCGGGAGAGACAGGAATGGGGTGCTCAGTAGGACACTAGGGCCAGGAACTTGGGGGCACAGGTTGTGGGAAAAGGTAACATAGGGTCTGCATCCAGGACACCGGGCAGGGTGGTCACTCTGACCACTCGGGGACACCTGGTCTTGGAACTTAGGGGGTCCCAGCCCTGAGGTCAGAGAGGCAGGAGCAGGCTGGGTCACCCTGGCTACTTGGGTGTCACCTGGGATGAGGGATTGAGACCCCAGTATGGAGGTGGAGACACAGGGTCCATgttaagggcacagaggcaggtTGTTTATGGTCACAAGGAGAATCTCACCTGGGAGTATGGGACCTGAAATAGGGTCAGGTGAAGTCACAGAGGACTAGGGGGCCAGTACTTGTCAGAAAAATGTCCCTCAGGCTAGACTGAGAGGCTGGACTTATATGGTGTCCCTGGGTCCAGGACATGTGGGAGGCACTAGTAATCTCATGAAGACATTTGAGGGGATAAGCCTGTGGGTGACACAGAGCTCTCACGGGAGCATTGACCAGGTGACATCCAAGGTCTTCGGGAGAGGGAACACATCTGGCATGAAGGATATGGAAATGGGCGTCCGTGGGGGTTGGATTTGAGGAGGGGGCCCCAGAGGGGCAGGCATGGGGGTCTCCAAAAAGCACGGATGGAATGGGTTTCTCAGGTTCAGAGGAACGGGGTTCTCAGAGGCCAGAACGCACCGAGCACAAAAGAGACGGGTATGAGGCTGGCGTACTGGTCACAGTAAATGACGAGCTTCTCAAAGTAGCGCTTCTGTCCTTCGGTCAGCACGAAGCTGCGAAGCAGGGTCCGCGGGGTCACGGGCGAGTCCTCCCACCGCCACCAGCTGTAGATCTCTCTTCCCgcggccccctccctgcccctccgaGGCCCCTCCCCGGCTGCCTCACCGATAGGCGGCACTCAGCGCCATGTACAGCCCGAGGAAAAAGAGTAGCTCGCGCCACAGAAGTTTGTAGATGCTCCCGCGCCAGAGCAGCAGCAGCTGCGAGAAGCCGCCGAAGCGCGCGTTGGCCACGCGGTTGGTGTATGTGACCGTCATCGTGGCGCCCCGCGGTCGGGCCAGAGAAGATGGGCTGGACAGGACCCCGTCCTGCCGTCCAAGGAGCCGGGAGCCGGGCTGGAGGCTGCGGGCAGGACTGGAAAGATGTGGCGCCACTCACCCTGTTGTCCCCTCCCGCACTGGGGCCACCTACTCGGTCTGTCCTTTGCCTTGGTTCCCATTTCCTCCCAGCCCTGCTCATTCCGCCGTAGCCCCTAGTCCTCCTCCCCAAGCCCGTTGTCCCAAGCCACCCCCTTCCCTCGTGCTCCTACgtcccctgccctctccctctgGCCCCTCACCCCCCTCAGGCCACCCACATAGCTCCCAGTCTTGGCCCATTCTCTACCCCTGCACTCCTTTCTGAACCCTCCAAAGCTCTGTCCTCAAGCGCCCCCCATCGGCCCCCTCAGGTCCCATCCTCCAGGCTCCCTGCCCTCAGGCTGGCTTTTCGTCCCCACAGCTGCCCCCCAGGCTCCCTCCCTCAGGCTGACTTGTTGTCCTGCACAGCTGCCCCAGCCTGTCTACCATCCACTTAATtgccctggctctgcccctcccctTTCTGCCGGACCCAC
Protein-coding sequences here:
- the BEST2 gene encoding bestrophin-2 encodes the protein MTVTYTNRVANARFGGFSQLLLLWRGSIYKLLWRELLFFLGLYMALSAAYRFVLTEGQKRYFEKLVIYCDQYASLIPVSFVLGFYVTLVVHRWWNQYLCMPLPDALMCVVAGTVHGRDERGRLYRRTLMRYAGLSAVLILRSVSTAVFKRFPTIDHVVEAGFMTREERKKFENLNSSYNKYWVPCVWFSNLAAQARREGRIRDNSALKLLLEELTVFRGKCGMLFHYDWISVPLVYTQVVTIAVYSYFLACLIGRQFLDPAQGYKDHNLDLFVPIFTLLQFFFYAGWLKVAEQLINPFGEDDDDFETNFLIDRNFQVSMLAVDEMYDDLAMLEKDLYWDAAEARAPYTAATAFQMQQPSFQGSTFDITLAKEDMQFQRLDGLDGPLGEAHGDFLQRLLPVSAGMAAGGLLGRRLSLLRRKNSSVSETSTAASCACAGAPDGAIPECGCGDPLLDSGLREPELEYRAGPELPAPEPFTIVPVPALRGPAPPWLPSPIGEEEESLA